The genomic region GTCTATTACTTAACCTAACCTCGAATTTATTATCATAATAAATCAATTCACTTGAGTTAACTATTATACGCCTAGGCATTAGGTTTAGTCCTGAAAGCCTTCTTACGAATTCATGAAGGGTATTGGGGCCGTTAACTCTTTTCCAATCCATACACCTCCTATTATCAGGGTCAGGACCTCCCTCAAGCATTACCTCATCACCGTAGTAAAGCATTGGGGTCCCAATCCAGGTGTATATGAATGCTAACGCCGCCTTAAACTTCTCAATGTCATTGTTAAGCATTGTTATTGCCCTTGGCGTATCGTGTGTATCCACAAAGAGCCAGGAGTTAATTAGGAAGTGCTTTGGTAATACGTTCAATTGTCTCTTAAGCACCTGGGCGAAATCCTCGGCGTTAATTTCATCACGAAGAAACTTAATTAACGGTTCCCAGACCTGGTAATTCATAACTCCATCAACCGCATTTCTCCATAGAAATGGATCACCCCAAACCTCGGCGATTAACGGCTTATTAATGAAGTTCCTTAGGTCCCACAAAAACCAGGGTGGTATGCCGGCGCCCACATCGATCCTAAAGGCATCAACACCCACCAACGCCCAATGAAGTACGATACCCTTAACCCACTCACCGGCGAACTTCATGTTAAGCTTAGGCATCCTCTTAACATCCATGAACTTCTCATAATCACCATTATAAATGTAGTACCAGTGAGAATACTTAGGGTCACCACTCAGAGCAGCCCTAAAGGCGGGGTGCTCAGAACCAGTGTGATGTATGGGTAAATCAAGTATAACCTTAATACCAAGTTCATGAGCTCTCCTTAGTAATTCCTTAAACGCATTATTACCGCCTAGATCATCATCGACATTAATGTAATCAACAACATCGTACCTATGGTAGGACATCGCCCTGAAAATTGGCGTTAAGTAAATCGCATCAAAGCCCATAGACCTAATATAACTGAGCTTGTCCGTAATGAAGGATAAGTCACCACCAAGCCTATCCCTAGGACCGCCCTTCCTCTTACACCCAAACCTATCAACGAAAATACCGTAAATCGCCCTGAACAACCTACGCCTATTCTCATGAACCCTCCTAATAGAACCACCGAGTTTAAGCACATTGAATCCATTTTCCGTAGGACCATCATCAAGAACCACCTCACCATCAACTAAGTACCTATAGTAATACTTACCCGGAGGTAATGAGATGTAAGCACAATAATCAGGACCACAAAACTCAAGTTCAATAGGCTTCATAAACGCCGTAAAACTACCGATAACAAAGGCGGCCCTCCTGGGCTGCTTATTCACTGAGAACCGAACGAAATAGAGATTACCGCTTTTAAATACGGTGATAGGCATTAACCAACCGCAAAAATACGAACTTAAATTAATTAACCCAAATGAAGAGTAACGAAATAAAGGCTTAAAAACCGACGTATTTTTAAGAACTCACGAGCCCCGGTAGTATAGCCCGGTCAAGTATGTGGGCCTTTCGAGCTTAGGCGAAGATAGCCCGTGACCCGGGTTCAAATCCCGGCCGGGGCACCAGATATTTCTATTCTCTTATCTCTTACTCATTTTCTTGTCCTGAGTTAAATTTTTATGCTGTGCATAATCCCCTGGATTTGTGAGGATTAAGGTTAAGTTTTTTGGTGATCTTTATGAGTTAGTTGGTGCATTTAGAATAGAACTTGAAACCCCAAACGGCCTTTCTATACGTGATCTTATTGATCTCATTTCCCATACGTTCAATCCTAAGTTTGCTGAGGCTGTGCTTGATGGTGATGGCAGGCTTAGGGGTGAGTACGTGGTCCTAGTTAATGGTAAAGCCATTGAGTGGCTTAATGGCCTTGCTACGAAACTTAACGATAATGATGAGGTAGTGTTTCTACCGCCCGCTGAGGGTGGTTGAGCTGTTGGTATGGGATAACTTATAAATTGGTATTAGTTCTTTTCACAGTAATGAGTTATACCCATTGGGTTGATAGGATAGCGAACCAAGTTCTTGAGAGGTGCCGTAGTGAGGGTAAGGATGAGTGCGTACTTAACGGCGGCTTAAGTGTTTCTGGGCTTCAACACATTGGTAGGCTTAGGGGTGAGATAATACTGAATAGCATCATCGCCGAGAAATTAAGGGATGCAGGATTAAGGGTTAAGCAGGTCCTGACTCTATACACGATGGATCCCTGGAAGGGTAAGGATAAGCAGCTTGAGCAGTTCCTGAATCCTGAGGTTGGTAGGAAGTACGTTGAATGGCCTCTCGAGCGCGTTCCTGACCCTAAGGGTTGCCATAAGTCCTGGGTTGATCATTACTGGAGGGACTTTGGTGATTACCTTGATTATTTTGCAAAGAATGTTGAGGTTATAACAACCGGCGAAATGTACAGGGAGCATCCCAGGATGAGGGAGTTTATAGTAATGACTATGAGGAATAGGGAGAAGTTAATTGAGGTCATTAATAAGTATAGGGGTAGGAACCCGTATCCAAAGGACTGGATACCCTTCGAACCGATATGCGAGAACTGTGGTAGGATTGGTACTGCGGAGGTCACGAAACTGGATTTGGATAAGTACGAGGTTGAGTATAGGTGCACGTATTGCGGCCATGTTGGTAGGGCTAAGTTAACTGATGGTAAGCTTCCATGGAGGGTTGAGTGGGTTGGTGTTTGGTACACGTTGCAGGTTGACTTTGAGCCTTACGGCAAAGATCATGCAATGCCCGGTGGTTCCAGGGACTCCGCAGTTGAGATCGCGAAGACCGTTTATGGTGTCAACCCACCATTGGGTACTTGGTATGAGTGGGTTGGTTATGTGGTTAATGGTAAGGACGTAGGCGATATGGGTAGCAGTGACTTCATAGGTTTTACACCGAGGGAGTGGGTTGAGGTTGCGGAGCCTGAGGTTCTTAGGTACATATACATATTCCATGAACCAACGAAGAGGCTTACCTTCAGTCTCGACTCTATCTATCAATACGTGGATATATATGATAGGGCTGAGCGCCTTTACTATGGCGTTGACAAGCCAAGCCCTAAGGAGAAGGATTACCTTGACCTAATTATCAAGTCCTACGAGTATGCACAACTAAGGAGACCATTGCCTAAGGAAATGCCCTTCCAATTACCATACCTACATGCCGTTGCACTTATCCAGACATTACCCCAATCACTGGGTGAGGAGGAACTTATGGAGAGAGTTATCAAGAGACTGAAGGAGACCAAGATACTCACTAAGGAATTGGACGATCTATCCCGTGAGAGGATTAAATCAAGGCTCATTAGGGCCCGTAATTGGGTCAATAAGTATGCACCTGAGACATATAGGATTAGGGTTCTTAATGAGTTACCTGATTCAATAAGGGCGTCATTAACAGACATCCAAAGGAGTAAACTGGGCTTGCTACTTCAGGAGCTTGAGAAGATTGATGTTTGGAATGAGGATAACATTAAGGAGGCGATGAAGAGGGTCCCCAGGGAAAATAAGGATGTTGAGAAGACATTCTTTGAGGCCACATACCTAATATTCTTTGGTAAGCCAAGCGGCCCAAGGATCGCGCCTTACCTGGCAATGCTTGGTAAGGATTTTGTCCTTAATAGGTTAAGGGATGCATTGAGGTGATTACTAATGTCTAAGCTATTAACAGCGGCCATAGTCCTTGCTGTGATTGTGTATGCCGTTTTATTATCGTCATTAGCCGGCACGTATTTACCCAGC from Vulcanisaeta distributa DSM 14429 harbors:
- a CDS encoding alpha-amylase family glycosyl hydrolase; the encoded protein is MNKQPRRAAFVIGSFTAFMKPIELEFCGPDYCAYISLPPGKYYYRYLVDGEVVLDDGPTENGFNVLKLGGSIRRVHENRRRLFRAIYGIFVDRFGCKRKGGPRDRLGGDLSFITDKLSYIRSMGFDAIYLTPIFRAMSYHRYDVVDYINVDDDLGGNNAFKELLRRAHELGIKVILDLPIHHTGSEHPAFRAALSGDPKYSHWYYIYNGDYEKFMDVKRMPKLNMKFAGEWVKGIVLHWALVGVDAFRIDVGAGIPPWFLWDLRNFINKPLIAEVWGDPFLWRNAVDGVMNYQVWEPLIKFLRDEINAEDFAQVLKRQLNVLPKHFLINSWLFVDTHDTPRAITMLNNDIEKFKAALAFIYTWIGTPMLYYGDEVMLEGGPDPDNRRCMDWKRVNGPNTLHEFVRRLSGLNLMPRRIIVNSSELIYYDNKFEVRLSNRPRRYGSGVLSGDYFIIKGR
- the lysS gene encoding lysine--tRNA ligase, with the protein product MSYTHWVDRIANQVLERCRSEGKDECVLNGGLSVSGLQHIGRLRGEIILNSIIAEKLRDAGLRVKQVLTLYTMDPWKGKDKQLEQFLNPEVGRKYVEWPLERVPDPKGCHKSWVDHYWRDFGDYLDYFAKNVEVITTGEMYREHPRMREFIVMTMRNREKLIEVINKYRGRNPYPKDWIPFEPICENCGRIGTAEVTKLDLDKYEVEYRCTYCGHVGRAKLTDGKLPWRVEWVGVWYTLQVDFEPYGKDHAMPGGSRDSAVEIAKTVYGVNPPLGTWYEWVGYVVNGKDVGDMGSSDFIGFTPREWVEVAEPEVLRYIYIFHEPTKRLTFSLDSIYQYVDIYDRAERLYYGVDKPSPKEKDYLDLIIKSYEYAQLRRPLPKEMPFQLPYLHAVALIQTLPQSLGEEELMERVIKRLKETKILTKELDDLSRERIKSRLIRARNWVNKYAPETYRIRVLNELPDSIRASLTDIQRSKLGLLLQELEKIDVWNEDNIKEAMKRVPRENKDVEKTFFEATYLIFFGKPSGPRIAPYLAMLGKDFVLNRLRDALR
- a CDS encoding MoaD/ThiS family protein: MRIKVKFFGDLYELVGAFRIELETPNGLSIRDLIDLISHTFNPKFAEAVLDGDGRLRGEYVVLVNGKAIEWLNGLATKLNDNDEVVFLPPAEGG